The genomic segment GCAAGGAACAGATATTGCCGGTAAAGCTGCTAAATTAACTGATATGGTATAAATATCACTTAAATACATTTCCAGTGGATTTTGTGTTTTCTCACCAAAACGAAATGCAGGCGTTGGGGATGTCGGACCTATAATAACATCACACTTCTGAAAAGCCTTCTCGAAATCTTGAGTAATCAGCCTGCGAACCTTTTGTGCTTTTAGGTAATACGCATCATAATATCCGCTGGACAAAACATAAGTTCCTAATAGTATTCTTCTTTTTACTTCGGCTCCAAAGCCTTCACTGCGCGTGCGTTTATACATATCAATAATATTGTGGGAGTCCGCATGTCGAAACCCATAACGAACTCCATCAAAACGGGCTAAATTCGCACTTGCTTCTGCGGTGCAAATAATATAGTAAGTAGCCACTGCGAACTCCGTATGCGGTAGAGAAACCTCAACAACTTCTGCACCCTGCTTTTCAAGGGCTTGAACGGCTTTCATAATTAAATCTTTAATTTCTTTATTCAAATCCTCTGTAAAATATTCTCGGGATAGCCCGATACGAAGAGGAACTTTATTTATCCCTTGTTTTATCTTTTCTACATAATCAGGCAAAGGCAAATCTACAGAAGTGGTATCCTTTGGGTCTTTTCCTCCTATAACAGAAAGAGTTATAGCACTATCCAGAACATTTCTGCTTAAAGGACCTATCTGGTCTAACGATGAAGCAAAGGCAACCAGCCCATATCTGGAAACTCTACCGTATGTCGGTTTTAGTCCCACACAACCACAAAAAGAAGCCGGTTGACGAATAGACCCTCCCGTATCACTACCTAACGATATTACACACTCTCCCGCGGAAACTGATGCAGCTGACCCGCCACTGGAACCTCCCGGCACACATTCTAAATTCCAGGGATTGCGGGTTAATTTAATGGAACTATTTTCTGTGGATGAACCCATTGCGAACTCATCCATGTTAACCTTGCCAATTAGAATAGCATTCGCATCAAATAACTTCTGAACCACTGTAGCATCATAAGGGCTACGATACCCGGCAAGGATTTTTGAAGCACAAGTAGTGAACCCTTCCTTCGTGCATATTACTTCTTTGATAGATATCGGCACGCCAGCAAGAGGTCCTACAGCAAATACCTTCTTTACAATTTTTTCCTCTAATGCTTTTGCTTGTTGAAGGGCATAATCACTCCAAATTTGAGTAAAAGCATCTATTTTGTTATCAACCTGTTGAATACGGTCAAGAAAACTCTGAACGACTTCAACCGGCGATACCTCTTTATTCCTTACACTTGCACTTATTTCAGAAGCACTCTTTTGCCACCAATGTTCCGACATTTTAATCTACCTCCAAAATTTTCGGGACTAAAAAATATTCGCCATCATGCAGAGGAGCACAGCGCAATGCATCTTCCTTTGTTATCGTTATTTGCACCTCGTCTTCCCTTAAAATATTTTCCATCGGGACTGCATGCATCATAGGTTCTACATTTTCAGTAGATAATTCATTAAGTTTCTCTACATAACCTATTATCTCAGACAAATCGGAAGCCAATTTTTCTGCTTGT from the Candidatus Hydrogenedens sp. genome contains:
- the gatC gene encoding Asp-tRNA(Asn)/Glu-tRNA(Gln) amidotransferase subunit GatC, with protein sequence MSDRKISRDEIYHIADLSYLYLDNEQAEKLASDLSEIIGYVEKLNELSTENVEPMMHAVPMENILREDEVQITITKEDALRCAPLHDGEYFLVPKILEVD
- the gatA gene encoding Asp-tRNA(Asn)/Glu-tRNA(Gln) amidotransferase subunit GatA produces the protein MSEHWWQKSASEISASVRNKEVSPVEVVQSFLDRIQQVDNKIDAFTQIWSDYALQQAKALEEKIVKKVFAVGPLAGVPISIKEVICTKEGFTTCASKILAGYRSPYDATVVQKLFDANAILIGKVNMDEFAMGSSTENSSIKLTRNPWNLECVPGGSSGGSAASVSAGECVISLGSDTGGSIRQPASFCGCVGLKPTYGRVSRYGLVAFASSLDQIGPLSRNVLDSAITLSVIGGKDPKDTTSVDLPLPDYVEKIKQGINKVPLRIGLSREYFTEDLNKEIKDLIMKAVQALEKQGAEVVEVSLPHTEFAVATYYIICTAEASANLARFDGVRYGFRHADSHNIIDMYKRTRSEGFGAEVKRRILLGTYVLSSGYYDAYYLKAQKVRRLITQDFEKAFQKCDVIIGPTSPTPAFRFGEKTQNPLEMYLSDIYTISVNLAALPAISVPCGLTQEGLPVGLQFIGKHFNEEHLLSVAYLYEQNREKEIGFPSL